Proteins encoded by one window of Taeniopygia guttata chromosome 1A, bTaeGut7.mat, whole genome shotgun sequence:
- the ANKRD54 gene encoding ankyrin repeat domain-containing protein 54: MEGGGGAGAGPGPQSESEPGLESESQSQPRIALPPLGADAPLGYLHVLWQREEPAGKIPARRLRRAARLHRRLGPTGKEAHALKRLREAANSNDLDTVQQLLEDGADPCAADDKGRTALHFASCNGNDHIVQLLLDHGADPNQRDGLGNTPLHLAACTNHVPVITTLLRGGARVDALDRAGRTPLHLAKSKLNILQEGFSHSLEAVRLEVKQIIQMLREYLDRLGRHEQKEQLDDLCSRLQMTSTKEQVDEVTDLLASFTSLSLQMQKMDNR, translated from the exons ATggagggcggcggcggggctggcgcggggccggggccgcagTCGGAGTCAGAGCCGGGGCTGGAGTCGGAGTCACAGTCGCAGCCGCGCATCGCGCTGCCGCCGCTCGGAGCGGACGCACCCCTCGGTTACCTGCACGTCCTGTGGCAGCGGGAGGAGCCCGCGGGCAAGATCCCGGCCCGCCGCCTGCGCAGGGCCGCCCGCCTCCACCGGCGGCTGGGCCCCACGGGCAAGGAGGCGCACG CTCTGAAAAGGCTGCGTGAAGCTGCCAATAGCAACGATTTGGACACAG TGCAGCAACTCTTGGAGGATGGAGCTGACCCCTGTGCTGCGGACGACAAAGGCCGGACAGCCCTGCACTTTGCCTCCTGCAATGGCAACGATCACATCG TCCAATTGCTTCTGGACCATGGGGCTGACCCAAACCAGAGAGATGGGCTGGGCAATACTCCCTTGCACTTGG ctgcctgCACGAACCACGTTCCTGTCATCACCACGCTGCTTCGTGGAG GGGCCAGAGTTGATGCCTTGGATCGAGCTGGCAGAACCCCACTGCACCTTGCTAAATCAAAGCTGAATATCCTGCAGGAAGGATTCTCCCACAGCCTGGAGGCTGTACGCCTTGAAGTGAAACAG ATTATCCAGATGTTGCGGGAATACCTGGACCGTTTGGGGAGGCATGAGCAGAAGGAACAGCTGGATGACCTCTGCTCCAGGCTACAGATGACTAGCACAAAGGAGCAG
- the EIF3L gene encoding eukaryotic translation initiation factor 3 subunit L isoform X2, giving the protein MSSRPAAFPVMLLTRRCTRSRTFMRTDAVFLILYKELYYRHIYAKVSGGPTLEQRFESYYNYCNLFNYILNADGPAPLELPNQWLWDIIDEFIYQFQSFSQYRCKTAKKSEEEIDFLRSNPKIWNVHSVLNVLHSLVDKSNINRQLEVYTSGGDPESVAGEYGRHSLYKMLGYFSLVGLLRLHSLLGDYYQAIKVLENIELNKKSMYSRVPECQVTTYYYVGFAYLMMRRYQDAIRVFANILLYIQRTKSMFQRTTYKYEMINKQNEQMHALLAIALTMYPMRIDESIHLQLREKYGDKMLRMQKGDAQVYEELFSYACPKFLSPVVPNYDNVHPNYHKEPFLQQLKVFADEVQQQAQLSTIRSFLKLYTTMPVAKLAGFLDLTEQEFRIQLLVFKHKMKNLVWTSGISALDGEFQSASEVDFYIDKDMIHIADTKVARRYGDFFIRQIHKFEELNRTLKKMGQRP; this is encoded by the exons ATGAGCTCCAGGCCAGCCGCGTTTCCAGTGATGTTATTGACCAGAAGGTGTACGAGATCCAGGACATTTATGAGAACAG ATGCAGTTTTCCTGATCCTATACAAGGAGCTGTACTACAGGCACATCTACGCCAAAGTCAGC GGGGGGCCCACGCTGGAGCAGAGATTTGAGTCTTATTACAATTACTGCAATCTCTTCAACTACATCCTCA ATGCTGATGGccctgctcctctggaactACCCAACCAGTGGCTCTGGGATATCATTGATGAATTCATATACCAG TTCCAGTCTTTCAGCCAGTACCGCTGTAAAACAGCTAAAAAGTCTGAAGAGGAAATTGATTTCCTTCGTTCCAACCCCAAGATCTGGAATGTCCACAGTGTCCTTAATGTGCTGCACTCTCTGGTTGACAAATCCAACATCAACCGACAGCTGGAGGTCTATACAAGTGGAG gtGACCCTGAAAGTGTGGCTGGTGAATATGGGCGCCACTCCCTGTACAAGATGCTGGGCTATTTCAGCTTGGTTGGGCTGCTGCGTCTGCACTCTCTGCTGGGAGATTACTACCAAGCCATCAAGGTGCTGGAGAACATCGAGCTCAACAAGAAG AGCATGTACTCCCGGGTGCCTGAGTGCCAGGTGACCACCTATTACTATGTGGGCTTCGCTTACCTTATGATGCGGCGTTACCAGGATGCCATCCGTGTCTTTGCCAACATCCTCCTCTACATCCAGAGGACAAAGAGCATGTTTCAGAGGACAACCTACAAGTATGAGATG ATCAACAAGCAGAACGAGCAGATGCACGCGCTGCTGGCCATCGCCCTCACCATGTACCCCATGCGCATAGACGAGAGCATCCACCTGCAGCTGCGCGAGAAGTACGGGGACAAGATGCTGCGCATGCAGAAGGGCGACGCGCAGGTCTATGAGGAGCTCTTCAGTTACGCTTGCCCCAAGTTCCTCTCCCCTGTGGTGCCCAATTATGACAATGTGCACCCCAACTACCACAAGgagcccttcctgcagcagctcaaggTCTTCGCTGATGAAGTTCAGCAGCAGGCCCAGCTCTCAACCATCCGTAGCTTCCTCAAGCTCTACACCACCATGCCTGTGGCGAAGCTGGCCGGCTTCTTAGACCTCACAGAGCAGGAGTTCCGTATCCAGCTGCTCGTCTTCAAGCACAAGATGAAGAACCTGGTATGGACCAGTGGCATATCTGCCCTGGATGGAGAGTTCCAGTCTGCCTCTGAGGTTGACTTCTATATTGACAAG GACATGATCCATATTGCAGACACAAAGGTCGCTCGGCGCTACGGGGACTTCTTCATCCGCCAGATCCACAAATTTGAGGAG CTGAACCGAACATTGAAGAAGATGGGCCAGAGACCCTAA
- the EIF3L gene encoding eukaryotic translation initiation factor 3 subunit L isoform X1, with amino-acid sequence MAYPGEDYDNEAAYDPYAYSNDYDMHTGDPKQDLAYERQYEQQTYQVIPEVIKNFIQYFHKTVSDLIDQKVYELQASRVSSDVIDQKVYEIQDIYENSWTKLTERFFKNTPWPEAEAIAPQVGNDAVFLILYKELYYRHIYAKVSGGPTLEQRFESYYNYCNLFNYILNADGPAPLELPNQWLWDIIDEFIYQFQSFSQYRCKTAKKSEEEIDFLRSNPKIWNVHSVLNVLHSLVDKSNINRQLEVYTSGGDPESVAGEYGRHSLYKMLGYFSLVGLLRLHSLLGDYYQAIKVLENIELNKKSMYSRVPECQVTTYYYVGFAYLMMRRYQDAIRVFANILLYIQRTKSMFQRTTYKYEMINKQNEQMHALLAIALTMYPMRIDESIHLQLREKYGDKMLRMQKGDAQVYEELFSYACPKFLSPVVPNYDNVHPNYHKEPFLQQLKVFADEVQQQAQLSTIRSFLKLYTTMPVAKLAGFLDLTEQEFRIQLLVFKHKMKNLVWTSGISALDGEFQSASEVDFYIDKDMIHIADTKVARRYGDFFIRQIHKFEELNRTLKKMGQRP; translated from the exons atGGCCTACCCGGGGGAGGACTACGACAACGAG GCTGCCTACGACCCCTACGCCTACTCCAACGACTATGATATGCACACGG GAGACCCCAAGCAAGACCTGGCCTACGAGCGCCAGTACGAACAGCAGACCTACCAGGTGATCCCCGAAGTGATCAAAAACTTCATTCAGTATTTTCACAAGACGGTGTCAGATCTCATTGACCAGAAGGTGTATGAGCTCCAGGCCAGCCGCGTTTCCAGTGATGTTATTGACCAGAAGGTGTACGAGATCCAGGACATTTATGAGAACAG CTGGACAAAACTGACAGAAAGGTTTTTTAAGAACACTCCATGGCCAGAGGCTGAGGCCATTGCTCCTCAGGTTGGAAATG ATGCAGTTTTCCTGATCCTATACAAGGAGCTGTACTACAGGCACATCTACGCCAAAGTCAGC GGGGGGCCCACGCTGGAGCAGAGATTTGAGTCTTATTACAATTACTGCAATCTCTTCAACTACATCCTCA ATGCTGATGGccctgctcctctggaactACCCAACCAGTGGCTCTGGGATATCATTGATGAATTCATATACCAG TTCCAGTCTTTCAGCCAGTACCGCTGTAAAACAGCTAAAAAGTCTGAAGAGGAAATTGATTTCCTTCGTTCCAACCCCAAGATCTGGAATGTCCACAGTGTCCTTAATGTGCTGCACTCTCTGGTTGACAAATCCAACATCAACCGACAGCTGGAGGTCTATACAAGTGGAG gtGACCCTGAAAGTGTGGCTGGTGAATATGGGCGCCACTCCCTGTACAAGATGCTGGGCTATTTCAGCTTGGTTGGGCTGCTGCGTCTGCACTCTCTGCTGGGAGATTACTACCAAGCCATCAAGGTGCTGGAGAACATCGAGCTCAACAAGAAG AGCATGTACTCCCGGGTGCCTGAGTGCCAGGTGACCACCTATTACTATGTGGGCTTCGCTTACCTTATGATGCGGCGTTACCAGGATGCCATCCGTGTCTTTGCCAACATCCTCCTCTACATCCAGAGGACAAAGAGCATGTTTCAGAGGACAACCTACAAGTATGAGATG ATCAACAAGCAGAACGAGCAGATGCACGCGCTGCTGGCCATCGCCCTCACCATGTACCCCATGCGCATAGACGAGAGCATCCACCTGCAGCTGCGCGAGAAGTACGGGGACAAGATGCTGCGCATGCAGAAGGGCGACGCGCAGGTCTATGAGGAGCTCTTCAGTTACGCTTGCCCCAAGTTCCTCTCCCCTGTGGTGCCCAATTATGACAATGTGCACCCCAACTACCACAAGgagcccttcctgcagcagctcaaggTCTTCGCTGATGAAGTTCAGCAGCAGGCCCAGCTCTCAACCATCCGTAGCTTCCTCAAGCTCTACACCACCATGCCTGTGGCGAAGCTGGCCGGCTTCTTAGACCTCACAGAGCAGGAGTTCCGTATCCAGCTGCTCGTCTTCAAGCACAAGATGAAGAACCTGGTATGGACCAGTGGCATATCTGCCCTGGATGGAGAGTTCCAGTCTGCCTCTGAGGTTGACTTCTATATTGACAAG GACATGATCCATATTGCAGACACAAAGGTCGCTCGGCGCTACGGGGACTTCTTCATCCGCCAGATCCACAAATTTGAGGAG CTGAACCGAACATTGAAGAAGATGGGCCAGAGACCCTAA
- the MICALL1 gene encoding MICAL-like protein 1 — protein MSGPRGALQAWCRRQCEGYRGVEIRDLSTSFRDGLAFCAILHRHRPDLLDFDSLSKDDVYENNRLAFELAERELGIPALLDPNDMVSMKVPDCLSIMTYVSQYYNHFNNPSQASVPLPMKRPAAASPPLLSQKTPVDAVESPSAPQDDPPSERSQRSTLSSTCAACQQHVHLVQRYLAEGKLYHRQCFRCKECSSTLLPGSYKPGSEAGTFVCTQHRGKLAASGKAERRPSLDRQSPELRTETGADSMGENALQAGAEVGKDDGDFQESVAETSTPAEGLAGPAEKDSTASKAETPTPPAHAGSGPPVSQTPPRPPIPSKPAGLTQDKTSSLDGRLRDSRPTPAPRKATDGSALSPPTSHPVPRPRSTLQGEGSECGPGMVNGRLPETSPPVPKPRGRPCSSDRGGAAARAKDPPWMALVQAEPKKKPAPPPPPGNSHETPSRTSEEEDGEEVRKARSEESRSDIAEPKPYNPFEEEDEEEVESADTQKSTPEQEQSETAAKPLHPWYGITPTSSPKAKKRPAPRAPNASPLAHHPISRLSHSEPSSSTPSPALSLESINSESSAKVLGDTDEASVPKSSSEPTVHMPAAAKTSSADAPLASVSCSESPAVPASLSTNSSFSSSSELASLSGETQPSTLHTSRSISTGSLKASPSQLSPKPPAGASPTPILLASDGGAGSLKTSSSPKPQLKSSCKENPFNRKPSPAASPSAKKPPKGSKPVRPPAPGHGFPLIKRKVQTDQYIPEENIYGEMDAIEHQLDELEHRGVALEEKLRSAENDNPEDSLLVDWFKLIHEKHMLVRHESELIYIFKQQNLEQRQSDVEYELRCLLNKPEKDWTDEDRGREKVLMQELVTIIEQRNAIVNCLDEDRQREEEEDKMLEAMIKRKEFHKETETESKKKGKFKPMKVLKLLGNKHDSKSKSPKEKS, from the exons ATGTCGGGTCCGCGGGGCGCCCTGCAAGCCTGGTGCCGCCGGCAGTGCGAGGGCTACCGCGGCGTGGAGATCCGCGACCTCAGCACCTCGTTCCGCGACGGACTGGCCTTCTGCGCCATCCTGCACCGGCACCGGCCCGACCTCCT AGACTTTGATTCTCTCTCCAAGGATGACGTCTATGAGAATAATCGCTTG GCATTTGAGTTGGCAGAGCGGGAGCTGGGTATCCCAGCCCTGCTAGATCCCAATGATATGGTCTCCATGAAAGTCCCCGACTGCCTCAGCATTATGACTTACGTGTCTCAGTACTACAACCATTTCAACAACCCCAGCCAAG CCAGCGTCCCTCTGCCTATGAAGCGaccagctgctgcctctcctcctctgctgtcCCAGAAGACGCCCGTGGATGCTGTTGAGAGTCCTTCAGCACCACAG GATGATCCCCCCTCGGAGCGGTCCCAGCGCAGCACGCTCAGCAGCACCTGCGCAGCCTGCCAGCAGCACGTCCACCTGGTGCAGCGCTACCTGGCCGAGGGCAAGCTCTACCACCGCCAGTGCTTCAG GTGTAAGGAATGTTCCAGCACGCTGCTCCCGGGGTCATACAAGCCTGGGTCAGAGGCAGGGACGTTTGTCTGCACACAGCATCGTGGTAAATTGGCCGCGAGTGGGAAGGCAGAGAGAAGACCCAGCCTAGACCGACAGTCACCAGAGCTAAGAACTGAGACTGGGGCTGACAGCATGGGAGAAAATGCcctccaggcaggagcagaggtggggaAGGATGATGGTGACTTCCAGGAGAGTGTGGCAGAGACCTCTACGCCTGCAGAGGGCCTTGCTGGCCCAGCAGAGAAGGACAGCACAGCCAGCAAAGCAGAGACACCGACACCCCCTGCTCATGCTGGCAGTGGGCCACCTGTCTCCCAAACTCCCCCCAGGCCTCCAATCCCCAGCAAGCCTGCAGGGCTCACCCAGGACAAAACCAGCTCACTGGATGGACGGCTCAGAGACTCAcgtcccaccccagccccaagGAAGGCCACCGATGGATCTGCCCTCTCCCCTCCAACCTCCCACCCTGTCCCCCGGCCCAGGTCCACTCTGCAGGGCGAGGGCAGCGAGTGTGGGCCTGGCATGGTGAACG GTCGGCTACCTGAAACCAGCCCCCCTGTCCCAAAACCTCGAGGGAGACCCTGCTCCTCTGATCG TGGTGGAGCAGCTGCAAGAGCCAAGGATCCACCATGGATGGCCTTAGTGCAAGCAGAGCCCAAGAAGAAGCCagctccccctcctcccccaggcAACAGCCATGAGACTCCAAGTAGGACttcagaggaggaggatggggaggaggTGAGGAAAGCCAGGAGTGAGGAGAGCAGGTCTGATATCGCAGAGCCCAAACCGTACAACCCCtttgaggaggaggatgaggaggaagtgGAAAGTGCTGACACCCAAAAGAGCACacctgagcaggagcagagcgaGACTGCTGCCAAACCTCTCCACCCGTGGTATGGCATCACTCCTACCAGCAGTCCAAAGGCGAAGAAGCGGCCAGCTCCACGAGCCCCTAATGCTTCCCCACTAG CCCACCACCCCATCTCCAGGCTGTCACACTCTGAGCCATCATCCTCCACCCCATCTCCAGCCCTCAGCCTTGAGAGCATCAACTCTGAGAGTTCAGCCAAGGTGCTGGGAGACACCGATGAGGCCTCAGTGCCCAAAAGCTCATCCGAGCCCACTGTGCACatgccagcagctgccaagaCTTCCAGCGCTGATGCACCACTGGCCAGCGTCTCCTGCAGTGAAagccctgctgtcccagccAGCCTCTCCACCaactcctccttctcctcctccagcgAACTGGCCAGCCTCAGTGGGGAGACACAGCCCAGCACCCTGCACACCAGCAGGAGCATCTCCACTGGCAGCCTAAaagccagccccagccagctCTCTCCCAAGCCTCCAGCTGGGGCTAGCCCTACACCCATCCTCTTGGCTTCAGATGGTGGTGCTGGGAGCCTCAAGACATCTTCCTCACCCAAACCGCAGCTGAAG TCTTCCTGCAAAGAGAACCCCTTCAATCGGAAGCCATCACCTGCTGCCTCCCCCTCGGCAAAGAAACCTCCCAAGGGCTCCAAGCCTGTGCGTCCTCCTGCGCCAGGCCACGGCTTCCCACTGATCAAACGCAAG GTGCAGACAGATCAGTACATCCCTGAGGAAAACATCTATGGGGAGATGGATGCCATTGAGCATCAGCTGGATGAGCTGGAGCACCGTGGGGTGGCCTTGGAGGAAAAACTGCGCAGTGCTGAGAATG ACAACCCTGAGGACAGCCTGCTTGTGGACTGGTTCAAGCTCATCCATGAGAAGCACATGCTGGTGCGCCACGAGTCGGAGCTCATCTACAT CTTCAAGCAGCAGAACCTGGAGCAGCGGCAGTCGGATGTGGAGTATGAACTGCGGTGCCTCCTCAACAAGCCAG AGAAGGACTGGACCGATGAGGATCGAGGGAGGGAGAAGGTGCTGATGCAGGAGCTGGTGACCATCATTGAGCAGAGGAACGCCATTGTGAACTGCCTGGACGAGGACCGGCAGAG agaagaggaggaggataaAATGTTGGAAGCCATGATTAAAAGGAAAG AATTTCACAAGGAGACGGAGACAGAGAGCAAGAAGAAAGGCAAATTCAAGCCCATGAAGGTGCTTAAGCTGCTGGGCAACAAGCACGACTCCAAGAGCAAGTCACCCAAGGAGAAAAGCTAG